One Desulfuromonas acetexigens genomic window carries:
- a CDS encoding efflux RND transporter permease subunit: MSAKKHALPTRIVDRFLDGNLSVILILLAILAGAAALLLTPREEEPQIVVPLADVYVHLPGASAEEVENQVATRLEKLLWQVDGVEYVYSMSRPDLAIVTVRFYVGEDRIESLVKLHNKIATHTDIVPPGVAGWVIKPVEVDDVPIVNLSLYSPSASDHELRRVAEEVVDRLQAVEKTSATTVIGGRPRQLRVEIDPLTLAGRGLDLLEVRRALGGANLELPAGGFQQLDEELLVRGGAFFQSAAEVADLVVGVHQGRPVYLREVARVEDGMAEASSYTRLRFGPAGDGEAAAAGREYQAVHIAVAKQKGTNAVRVAEEVIDAVEGMRGTIIPDGIEVRVTRDYGETANHKVNELITHLVIAVVTVLGLVFFALGWREALIVAVSIPIIYSLTLLVNYWFGYTINRVTLFALVLALGLLVDDPIVDVENIFRHFKMKKEPPRDAVLTAIDEVRPPVILATLAVILSFLPMLFITGMMGPYMRPMAINLPLTMVMSLLVAFTITPWMSYHVLKGEYGKEEKEFVLEETRTYRVYRRLLLPFLASRRRAWLLMGVVLVLLVGSMAMPAFNLVPMKMLPFDNKNEFQLVLDLPEGTTLERTDAAVRALEDYLATVPEVTNFQAYVGTASAMDFNGLVRHYYLRQGANVADIRVNLADKSARDMQSHAITLRLRDALTAIAEGHGASLKVVELPPGPPVIATLTAEIYAEPGVSYAEQVAAAQLVRERMVVEDKVRDVDDTVEYAQRRFVFVPDREKAALAGIDNARIAETLAVALGGAAVGTVHVDSERHPLSILLRLPTAERSSLADLEGLAVKGGAGQLVRLSELGHFLPERLEPTIYHKNLQRVVYVFGEMAGKSPVNAVLNLDGHFQDNPLPAGTRVVWSGEGEWQITLDVFRDLGIAFGAALLLIYLLLLIETKSYGLPMIIMGAIPLTMIGIMPGFWLLNLVLNRPVGGYDTPVFFTATAMIGMIALAGIVVRNSIILIDFIQHAVKRGLPLEEALVESGAVRLRPILLTAGAALLGNWIITLDPIFSGLAWSIIFGVFASTAFTLLVIPVVYWIIYGKADQPSQGGIES; this comes from the coding sequence ATGAGCGCCAAAAAGCACGCCCTGCCGACCCGCATCGTCGACCGCTTCCTCGACGGCAACCTGTCGGTCATCCTCATCCTGCTGGCGATCCTCGCCGGCGCTGCCGCGTTGCTCCTGACTCCCCGCGAAGAGGAGCCGCAGATCGTCGTCCCCCTGGCCGATGTCTATGTGCACCTGCCCGGGGCGAGCGCCGAGGAGGTGGAAAATCAGGTCGCCACGCGTCTGGAGAAACTGCTCTGGCAGGTGGACGGGGTTGAGTACGTCTATTCCATGTCCCGACCCGATCTCGCCATCGTCACGGTGCGTTTCTATGTCGGCGAGGACCGCATTGAGTCGCTGGTCAAGCTGCACAACAAGATCGCCACCCACACCGACATCGTTCCGCCGGGGGTCGCCGGCTGGGTGATCAAGCCGGTGGAGGTGGACGACGTGCCGATCGTCAACCTCTCCCTCTATTCACCGAGCGCGTCCGATCACGAGCTGCGCCGGGTCGCCGAGGAGGTGGTCGATCGCCTGCAGGCGGTGGAAAAGACCTCGGCGACGACCGTCATCGGCGGCCGTCCCCGACAGTTGCGAGTGGAGATCGATCCCCTGACCTTGGCTGGGCGCGGTCTCGATCTGCTCGAAGTCCGGCGCGCCCTGGGCGGGGCCAATCTGGAACTGCCGGCCGGAGGTTTTCAGCAGCTCGACGAAGAATTGTTGGTGCGCGGCGGTGCCTTTTTCCAGTCCGCCGCCGAGGTCGCCGATCTGGTGGTCGGCGTCCATCAGGGACGTCCGGTCTACCTGCGGGAGGTGGCGCGGGTGGAAGACGGCATGGCCGAGGCGAGCAGCTATACCCGGCTGCGTTTCGGACCGGCCGGGGATGGCGAAGCCGCCGCCGCGGGGCGGGAGTATCAGGCGGTGCATATCGCGGTCGCCAAGCAGAAGGGGACCAACGCCGTGCGCGTCGCCGAGGAGGTAATCGACGCGGTAGAGGGCATGCGCGGGACGATCATCCCCGACGGCATCGAGGTCCGCGTCACCCGGGACTACGGCGAGACCGCCAATCACAAGGTCAACGAGCTGATTACCCATCTGGTCATCGCCGTCGTCACCGTCCTCGGTCTGGTCTTCTTCGCCCTCGGCTGGCGCGAGGCCCTGATCGTCGCGGTATCCATCCCCATCATCTATTCCCTGACCCTGCTGGTCAACTACTGGTTCGGCTACACCATCAACCGCGTCACCCTCTTCGCCCTGGTCCTCGCCCTGGGCCTGCTGGTCGACGACCCCATCGTCGATGTGGAGAACATCTTCCGCCATTTCAAGATGAAGAAGGAGCCGCCCCGGGACGCCGTCCTGACCGCCATTGACGAGGTGCGGCCGCCGGTGATTCTGGCGACCTTGGCGGTCATCCTCTCCTTTCTGCCGATGCTCTTCATTACCGGGATGATGGGGCCGTACATGCGGCCGATGGCGATCAACCTGCCGCTGACCATGGTCATGTCGCTGCTCGTCGCCTTCACCATCACGCCGTGGATGAGCTACCACGTGCTGAAAGGGGAGTACGGCAAGGAGGAGAAGGAGTTCGTTCTCGAAGAGACCCGCACCTATCGGGTCTACCGGCGCCTGCTCCTCCCCTTTCTGGCGTCGCGACGGCGGGCCTGGCTGCTGATGGGGGTCGTACTGGTGCTGCTGGTCGGCTCCATGGCGATGCCGGCCTTTAATCTGGTGCCGATGAAGATGCTCCCCTTCGACAACAAGAACGAGTTCCAACTGGTGCTCGATCTTCCCGAAGGGACGACCCTGGAGCGCACCGACGCGGCAGTGCGAGCGCTGGAGGACTATCTCGCCACCGTTCCCGAGGTGACCAACTTTCAAGCCTACGTCGGCACCGCCAGCGCCATGGATTTCAACGGTCTGGTGCGCCACTATTACCTGCGCCAGGGGGCGAACGTCGCCGACATCCGCGTCAATCTCGCCGACAAAAGCGCGCGCGACATGCAGAGCCACGCCATCACCTTGCGTCTGCGCGACGCGCTCACCGCCATCGCCGAGGGGCATGGCGCCAGCCTGAAGGTGGTGGAGCTGCCGCCGGGGCCGCCGGTCATCGCCACCCTCACCGCCGAAATCTATGCCGAACCGGGGGTTTCCTACGCCGAGCAGGTGGCCGCCGCCCAGTTGGTGCGGGAACGCATGGTCGTTGAAGATAAGGTGCGGGATGTAGACGACACGGTGGAATATGCCCAGCGCCGTTTCGTTTTCGTCCCCGACCGGGAAAAGGCAGCCCTGGCCGGGATCGATAACGCTCGCATCGCCGAGACGTTGGCCGTCGCTCTGGGCGGCGCCGCGGTGGGGACGGTGCATGTCGACAGCGAACGCCATCCGCTCAGTATCCTGCTGCGTCTGCCGACGGCGGAGCGCTCCTCGCTGGCGGACCTCGAAGGGCTGGCGGTCAAGGGGGGGGCGGGGCAGCTGGTGCGCCTTTCCGAACTCGGGCATTTTCTCCCCGAGCGCCTGGAGCCGACCATCTACCACAAGAATCTGCAACGGGTCGTCTACGTCTTCGGCGAGATGGCCGGCAAGAGCCCGGTCAACGCCGTCCTCAATCTGGACGGTCATTTCCAGGACAATCCCCTGCCGGCGGGCACTCGCGTCGTCTGGAGTGGCGAAGGGGAATGGCAGATCACCCTCGACGTCTTCCGCGATCTGGGGATCGCCTTCGGCGCGGCGCTGCTCTTGATCTATCTGCTGCTGCTCATCGAAACCAAATCCTACGGCCTGCCGATGATCATCATGGGGGCGATTCCCCTGACCATGATCGGCATCATGCCCGGCTTCTGGCTGCTCAACCTGGTGCTGAACCGTCCCGTCGGCGGCTACGATACGCCGGTCTTCTTCACCGCCACCGCCATGATCGGGATGATCGCCCTGGCCGGCATCGTCGTGCGCAACTCCATCATCCTCATCGACTTCATCCAGCATGCCGTCAAGCGGGGCCTGCCCCTCGAAGAGGCCCTGGTGGAGAGCGGCGCGGTGCGGCTGCGGCCGATCCTGCTCACCGCCGGGGCGGCACTGCTCGGCAACTGGATCATCACCCTCGACCCGATCTTCTCGGGCCTGGCCTGGTCGATCATCTTCGGCGTCTTCGCCTCCACCGCCTTCACCCTGCTGGTGATCCCCGTGGTCTACTGGATCATTTACGGCAAAGCCGATCAACCCTCACAAGGAGGAATCGAATCATGA
- a CDS encoding methyl-accepting chemotaxis protein → MPAEGFSRISYLRKLFYLTHFVGLGAGLLVSLATAPLLAPESSFPLFFGACLIGGLLLATAMFRLGRLTLKKQLRHQIDRLRPLVGDIVIADESVEALDEALTAAVDRADGLVRRLLGTTDQFLPHHRELTELSRFLSERFKEGIEAAIHARQDMQTMEGRQQEVIRQVESLSEKTQDEAAWSRELSASLAEMSGAMEHSTAKFLETTATVDQMAASIHEIVTQAEAVARSVEGTAHDLDSIGETLARVQSGAVASAHSANMVKEDAENGLQVVRSSMAEMARIEEESRKATEAMERLSRQTKEVAKIIEVIKELVSDTELLAFNAAIIAAKAGEEGKGFSVVAEEIRDLADRTTTSAQDIQQIVKAIGGDTQEVTTAVGATARAIAKGRDLSQSAGEALSKIVESSNEAAAASDEIAELTEQQGRRARALLNDAGRSLQSVKSITRIVQEQQVAIARTQEGVSEMKAAADQIARGMAEQVKANRQFDQGLAEREVQVRTIFEATRHQRSMAEQILAHFAKSEERLKKNSLKSEAIGREAAELENLARQLKELAGTFIHLGET, encoded by the coding sequence ATGCCGGCTGAGGGTTTCAGCAGAATTTCCTATCTTCGCAAACTCTTTTATCTGACCCATTTCGTCGGGCTGGGCGCCGGCCTTCTCGTCTCCCTGGCGACCGCGCCCCTGCTCGCCCCGGAAAGCTCCTTCCCCCTCTTTTTTGGCGCCTGTCTGATCGGCGGCCTGCTGCTGGCCACCGCCATGTTCCGCCTGGGGCGGCTGACCCTGAAAAAACAGCTGCGCCATCAGATCGACCGCCTGCGTCCCCTGGTCGGCGACATCGTCATCGCCGACGAGAGTGTCGAAGCTCTGGATGAAGCCTTGACCGCAGCCGTCGATCGGGCCGACGGCCTGGTCCGCCGGCTGCTGGGAACCACCGACCAGTTTCTCCCCCATCACCGGGAACTGACCGAGCTCAGCCGCTTCCTCTCAGAACGATTCAAGGAGGGGATCGAGGCGGCCATCCACGCCCGTCAGGACATGCAAACGATGGAGGGACGCCAGCAGGAGGTCATCCGACAGGTCGAATCCCTGAGCGAAAAGACCCAGGATGAAGCGGCCTGGTCGCGGGAACTCTCGGCCTCCCTGGCGGAGATGAGCGGCGCCATGGAACATTCGACGGCCAAATTCCTGGAGACCACCGCCACCGTCGACCAGATGGCCGCCAGCATCCATGAAATCGTCACCCAGGCCGAGGCCGTCGCCCGTTCGGTGGAGGGAACCGCCCACGATCTCGATTCCATCGGCGAAACCCTGGCCCGGGTGCAGTCCGGCGCCGTCGCCAGCGCCCATTCGGCGAACATGGTGAAGGAAGACGCCGAAAACGGCCTGCAGGTGGTGCGCAGCTCGATGGCGGAAATGGCCCGGATCGAGGAGGAGAGCCGCAAGGCGACCGAGGCCATGGAACGACTTTCCCGCCAGACCAAGGAAGTGGCCAAGATCATCGAGGTCATCAAGGAGCTCGTCTCCGACACCGAACTGCTCGCCTTCAACGCCGCCATCATCGCCGCCAAGGCCGGCGAGGAAGGCAAGGGCTTTTCCGTTGTCGCCGAAGAGATCCGCGATCTCGCCGACCGGACCACGACCAGCGCCCAGGATATTCAGCAGATCGTCAAGGCGATCGGCGGCGATACCCAGGAAGTCACCACGGCGGTCGGCGCCACCGCCCGCGCCATCGCCAAAGGCCGGGACCTCTCCCAGTCCGCAGGCGAGGCTCTGAGCAAAATCGTCGAAAGCTCCAACGAAGCGGCGGCGGCCTCCGACGAAATCGCCGAACTGACCGAGCAGCAGGGACGCCGCGCCCGCGCCCTGCTCAACGACGCCGGTCGCAGCCTGCAGTCGGTCAAATCGATCACCCGTATCGTTCAGGAGCAGCAGGTCGCCATTGCCCGTACCCAAGAAGGGGTTTCCGAAATGAAGGCGGCCGCCGACCAGATCGCCCGGGGCATGGCCGAGCAGGTCAAGGCCAACCGGCAGTTCGATCAGGGCCTGGCCGAGCGGGAGGTGCAGGTCCGCACCATCTTCGAGGCCACCCGCCACCAGCGGAGCATGGCCGAGCAGATTCTCGCCCACTTTGCCAAGTCGGAAGAGCGCCTGAAGAAAAACTCCCTGAAATCCGAAGCCATCGGCCGGGAAGCGGCCGAATTGGAAAACCTGGCTCGGCAGCTCAAGGAATTGGCCGGCACCTTCATCCACTTGGGAGAAACCTGA
- a CDS encoding YgaP family membrane protein, with amino-acid sequence MTVNRYLRLIAGSVILLSVLLAAVHSCNWLWLTAFVALNLIQSAFTDWCPMMTVLRKLGIKD; translated from the coding sequence ATGACCGTCAACCGTTATCTGCGCCTCATCGCCGGCTCCGTCATCCTGCTCAGCGTGCTGCTCGCCGCTGTCCACTCCTGCAACTGGTTGTGGCTGACCGCCTTTGTCGCCCTCAACCTGATCCAGAGCGCCTTCACCGACTGGTGCCCGATGATGACTGTGCTGCGCAAACTGGGGATCAAGGACTAG
- a CDS encoding cytochrome c3 family protein, whose product MKNILPLLFTLFLLLSAEVVLAENGPATLELGGLSQPKVSFNHGTHQALTGDCKTCHHMGVGNGGCKGCHGRDGRFADATTAIHDSCNGCHAERAVAGSDACGFCHPGAVGTTESAPSAGPGGKGKNRR is encoded by the coding sequence ATGAAGAACATTCTGCCACTGTTGTTCACCCTGTTTCTGCTGCTTTCCGCCGAGGTCGTCCTGGCCGAAAACGGCCCCGCGACCCTGGAGCTGGGCGGACTCAGCCAACCGAAGGTCAGCTTCAATCATGGTACACATCAGGCGCTCACCGGCGACTGCAAAACCTGCCATCACATGGGGGTCGGTAACGGCGGCTGCAAGGGCTGTCATGGCCGCGACGGACGCTTCGCCGACGCGACCACGGCGATTCATGACAGCTGCAATGGCTGCCACGCCGAACGCGCCGTCGCCGGTTCCGACGCCTGCGGCTTCTGCCATCCGGGCGCCGTTGGCACCACGGAATCCGCCCCTTCGGCGGGACCAGGCGGCAAGGGGAAAAACCGCCGCTGA